One Lacunisphaera limnophila DNA window includes the following coding sequences:
- a CDS encoding XylR family transcriptional regulator, producing the protein MRPQVLLIFQTRFEECTAMLKGIAHFERSHQLWIGFLDDEARAEQDPQWLRSKRWDGVISRHTTAGLAQMCAELKLPLVDLNDSEPFAGVPKIRPDNVGLGHLGAEHFIERGYQHFGFAGFANNGWSRERRDGFTEALRLAGKTCDVFDVNYPGDYTPFWDTQQIDALVRWLTGLPRPVGIMACNDMRAQQVISAAHACDILVPEEVAVLGANNEPIRCELAYPPLSSVSPNAFQSGYKAAEVLAGLMNQQPPDSFDLRIEPVGVAVRPSTDVLAIDDRSVTTALSYIRQKACSGLSVDTVVKIAHASRSQLEKKFRRYLGRSPQAEIRRVQVAKIKQLLMETDYPLKRIADMTGFEHVEYMSVVFKRLTGDSPGGFRKRTQINRG; encoded by the coding sequence ATGCGGCCGCAGGTGCTCCTGATTTTCCAGACCCGTTTCGAAGAGTGCACCGCCATGCTCAAGGGCATCGCGCACTTCGAGCGCAGCCACCAGCTCTGGATCGGTTTTCTCGACGACGAGGCCCGCGCCGAGCAGGACCCGCAGTGGTTGCGCAGCAAGCGCTGGGACGGTGTGATCAGCCGCCACACCACCGCCGGGCTCGCGCAGATGTGCGCCGAGCTGAAGCTCCCGCTCGTCGACCTCAACGACTCTGAGCCGTTTGCCGGCGTGCCGAAGATCCGGCCCGATAACGTCGGTCTCGGCCATCTCGGCGCCGAGCACTTCATCGAGCGCGGCTACCAGCACTTCGGCTTCGCCGGCTTCGCCAACAACGGCTGGTCGCGCGAACGCCGCGACGGCTTCACCGAGGCCCTGCGCCTCGCCGGCAAGACCTGCGATGTGTTCGACGTCAACTACCCCGGGGACTACACGCCGTTCTGGGACACCCAGCAGATCGACGCCCTGGTCCGCTGGCTCACCGGGCTGCCCCGGCCGGTGGGCATCATGGCGTGCAATGATATGCGCGCCCAGCAGGTCATCAGCGCCGCCCACGCCTGCGACATCCTCGTGCCGGAAGAGGTCGCCGTGCTCGGCGCCAACAACGAGCCCATCCGCTGCGAACTCGCCTACCCGCCGCTTTCCAGCGTCAGCCCCAACGCCTTTCAGTCCGGCTACAAGGCCGCCGAGGTCCTCGCCGGGTTGATGAACCAGCAGCCCCCCGACTCCTTTGACCTGCGGATCGAGCCCGTCGGCGTCGCCGTTCGTCCCTCCACCGATGTGCTGGCCATCGACGATCGCAGCGTGACGACCGCCCTGAGTTATATCCGGCAAAAGGCCTGCAGCGGCCTGAGCGTCGACACAGTTGTAAAAATCGCCCACGCCTCTCGCAGCCAGCTGGAGAAGAAATTCCGCCGTTATCTCGGCCGTTCCCCCCAGGCCGAAATTCGCCGGGTCCAAGTCGCCAAAATCAAACAGCTGCTCATGGAGACCGACTACCCCTTGAAGAGAATCGCGGATATGACTGGCTTTGAACATGTTGAATACATGTCCGTCGTTTTCAAGCGCCTCACGGGCGACTCGCCCGGCGGTTTTCGCAAGCGGACCCAGATCAATCGCGGCTAA
- a CDS encoding MFS transporter has product MKPSPAPDATAPEDRVPLKTKVSYGLGGSVDMWGHWLYPNLAYPVFNIFLGLSPQLVGTALMLIRLVDALSDPLFGWLSDNARTRYGRRRPFILVGGICSAVGLPLLFFIPADWRGDIVFWWMLGTSLLFIPFVSCFNMPYQSLGNELTPDYHERTSVMAVKGMIQKIFEVAFFVGLPFTNLAMFTMADGKQNVLFGVQVFCAGLGVLMLFNTLMVFFNVKERYYAGVAARKQEKVGFKESIYETMKCRPFRLKMFAVLSFSLGTSMIGSLGYYATLYYVAGGDTKSGNNWNGLMGLSYMLGGFVGAPALAWVCRRLGKKPTVLFICGLGSAIYGATWFLYTPSLPWLQVFASASIAFTAAGYYMMDQTIGADIMDYDELNTGKRREGAFSACGSWMSKAGNAFGYFISGQVLGLTGFAADKAVQSPETIFWIRAMLAGIPILGLILVAIFMAQYPLTQQKMAEIRAQLEARRGKV; this is encoded by the coding sequence ATGAAACCATCCCCGGCCCCTGACGCCACCGCCCCTGAAGATCGCGTGCCCCTCAAGACCAAGGTCTCCTACGGCCTGGGCGGCTCCGTGGACATGTGGGGCCACTGGCTCTACCCCAATCTGGCCTACCCGGTCTTCAACATCTTCCTCGGGCTCTCGCCCCAGCTCGTGGGCACGGCGCTGATGCTGATCCGGCTCGTGGACGCGCTCTCCGACCCGCTCTTCGGCTGGCTCTCGGACAACGCGCGCACCCGCTACGGCCGGCGCCGGCCGTTCATCCTCGTCGGCGGCATCTGCTCGGCGGTCGGGCTGCCGCTGCTGTTCTTCATCCCGGCGGACTGGCGCGGCGACATTGTCTTCTGGTGGATGCTGGGCACCAGCCTGCTGTTCATCCCCTTCGTCAGCTGCTTCAACATGCCCTACCAGAGCCTCGGCAACGAGCTCACGCCGGACTACCACGAACGCACCAGCGTGATGGCCGTGAAAGGCATGATCCAAAAGATCTTCGAGGTCGCGTTCTTCGTCGGCCTGCCGTTCACCAACCTCGCGATGTTCACGATGGCCGACGGCAAGCAGAACGTCCTCTTCGGCGTCCAGGTTTTCTGCGCCGGCCTCGGCGTGCTGATGCTCTTCAACACGCTGATGGTGTTCTTCAACGTCAAGGAGCGCTACTACGCCGGCGTCGCCGCCCGGAAGCAGGAGAAGGTCGGCTTCAAGGAATCCATCTACGAGACCATGAAGTGTCGGCCCTTCCGGCTGAAGATGTTCGCCGTGCTCAGTTTTTCGCTCGGGACGAGCATGATCGGCTCCCTCGGCTACTACGCCACGCTCTACTACGTCGCCGGCGGCGACACCAAGTCCGGCAACAACTGGAACGGCCTGATGGGCCTCTCCTACATGCTCGGCGGCTTCGTCGGTGCCCCGGCCCTCGCCTGGGTGTGCCGCCGGCTGGGCAAGAAGCCCACCGTGCTCTTCATCTGCGGCCTCGGCTCCGCAATCTACGGCGCGACCTGGTTCCTCTACACGCCGTCCCTGCCGTGGCTGCAGGTCTTTGCCTCCGCCTCGATCGCGTTCACCGCCGCCGGCTACTACATGATGGATCAGACCATCGGCGCCGACATCATGGACTACGACGAGCTCAACACCGGCAAGCGCCGCGAGGGCGCCTTCTCCGCCTGCGGTTCCTGGATGAGCAAGGCGGGCAACGCTTTTGGCTACTTCATCTCGGGCCAGGTGCTCGGTCTCACGGGTTTCGCCGCCGACAAGGCCGTGCAGAGCCCCGAGACGATCTTCTGGATCCGCGCCATGCTCGCCGGCATCCCCATCCTCGGCCTGATTTTGGTCGCAATCTTCATGGCGCAGTATCCGCTCACGCAGCAGAAGATGGCCGAGATCCGCGCGCAGCTCGAGGCCCGCCGCGGCAAGGTCTGA
- a CDS encoding MFS transporter: protein MTQNQETKLPFREMLAFGCGDFASVLYWQTFMRYLPYYYTEVFGITAGALATMLLISRIWDGVNDPIIGMLADRTESRWGKFRPFILFGCVPFAIFGVLTFTTPDLGMTGKLIWAYLTYNGLMMLYTTVNIPYTALMGVMTSNPVERTRLSSIKFVFAFSAGMVISATLLPMVSALGGDLNPQRGWQLAFAVVGIAAIGFFLITVFGTKERIKPAPEANTSVVRDLKFLVTNNAWVLLLCTTLTWILFIALRSSVSAHYFKYYLYNGSPETPLPFLGREFTLDVLLSSFNTLGQAASVGGVLMVSVIASRFPKKGLFISLFVLQIVNYVAFYFLQPGQLGAIFILEIVGSFFGAPLPVLMWAMYADTADYGEWKSGRRTTALVFSASTMSQKFGWALAAFLAFQLLQFVGFQANVIPSDAVKGSLVSLMSIYPALLGVVSIVIFLFYPLTEKRMIEINTELSARRQKAGPAPA, encoded by the coding sequence ATGACCCAGAATCAAGAAACCAAACTTCCGTTCCGCGAGATGCTCGCCTTTGGCTGCGGCGATTTCGCCTCCGTCCTCTACTGGCAGACGTTCATGCGTTACCTGCCGTATTATTACACCGAGGTCTTTGGCATCACCGCGGGCGCCCTGGCCACGATGCTGCTCATCAGCCGCATCTGGGACGGCGTGAACGACCCCATCATCGGCATGCTGGCCGACCGCACGGAGTCCCGCTGGGGCAAGTTCCGGCCCTTCATCCTCTTCGGCTGCGTGCCGTTCGCCATCTTCGGCGTGCTCACCTTCACCACCCCCGATCTCGGCATGACGGGCAAGCTCATCTGGGCCTACCTCACCTACAACGGCCTCATGATGCTCTACACCACGGTCAACATCCCCTACACCGCGCTGATGGGCGTGATGACCAGCAACCCCGTCGAGCGCACGCGCCTCTCCTCGATCAAGTTCGTCTTCGCCTTCTCCGCCGGCATGGTGATCTCCGCCACGCTCCTGCCCATGGTCTCGGCCCTCGGCGGTGACCTCAACCCCCAGCGCGGCTGGCAGCTGGCCTTCGCCGTGGTCGGCATCGCCGCCATCGGCTTCTTCCTCATCACGGTCTTCGGCACCAAGGAGCGCATCAAGCCCGCCCCCGAGGCCAACACCTCCGTGGTCCGCGACCTGAAGTTCCTCGTCACCAACAATGCCTGGGTGCTGCTCCTCTGCACCACCCTGACCTGGATCCTCTTCATCGCCCTGCGCAGCTCGGTCTCGGCCCACTACTTCAAATACTACCTGTACAACGGCTCGCCGGAGACGCCGCTGCCCTTCCTCGGCCGGGAATTCACCCTCGATGTGCTGCTCTCGTCCTTCAACACCCTCGGCCAGGCCGCCTCGGTGGGCGGCGTGCTGATGGTCAGCGTCATCGCCTCCCGCTTCCCCAAGAAGGGCCTCTTCATCAGCCTCTTCGTGCTGCAGATCGTGAACTATGTCGCCTTCTACTTCCTGCAGCCGGGCCAGCTCGGGGCCATCTTCATCCTCGAGATCGTGGGCAGCTTCTTCGGTGCCCCGCTGCCCGTCCTGATGTGGGCCATGTACGCCGACACCGCCGACTACGGCGAGTGGAAGAGCGGCCGCCGCACCACCGCACTGGTGTTCTCCGCCTCGACCATGAGCCAGAAATTCGGCTGGGCCCTCGCGGCGTTCCTCGCCTTCCAGCTCCTCCAGTTTGTCGGCTTCCAGGCCAACGTCATCCCCTCCGACGCCGTCAAGGGCAGCCTCGTCAGCCTGATGAGCATCTACCCCGCCCTGCTCGGCGTGGTCTCGATCGTGATCTTCCTGTTCTATCCGCTCACGGAAAAGCGGATGATCGAGATCAACACCGAACTTAGCGCCCGCCGCCAGAAAGCCGGCCCCGCCCCGGCCTGA
- a CDS encoding TonB-dependent receptor plug domain-containing protein encodes MLSPFVVDASEDADSYAAKSTLAGTRVRTELKDVASAISVVTKQFMRDTGATDSASLLQYTTNTEVGGLGGNFSGNAGGLQFNEDSSLRRPNTNTRVRGLDSADNTRDYFLTEIPWDGYNVDRVDLQRGPNSILFGVGSPAGIINTSVNSATFKNKNSFENRIDKFGSMRFTADFNYVLLPNELAVRVAALDDKSQYRQEPAYNHDKRVFGAIRYTPQLFGEGANTSIRANFESGKVNANRPRTLPPVDSITPWFYTGTDGQGNLMLNKFTYDASKVNPGNAPFNRDNRGAYPFAYLNNGAVGRQFWTSIVGFYGNNEDSNATFIMQPGGGSGRNGIGPNGQPDLGIGGLPSARAVGITSFSSYMIASGLPGGANYADRSLSDPTIFDFYNNLIDGNNKFEWQNWNSGNVAIAQTFLNDRVGFEAVLDYQRYKDGARVFLGNSDTYKIGIDLMSHFHDGTANPNVGRAYVANSTERANNMADIERDGLRFTGYAELRADDFLDKSSKLAKILGRHVLTGLVSQDEKRVFDRSWATSAATADYTAFTGESNNLSSHFRSYDFVSYISETSLASRTSASGAFLSRVNNIVRAPNQALVRVFDNHWARSTTPGDANYVDPAAAYSWWGLNSQLPFMPANNGLISTGTQSENPANYVGWRNMVVDMLDADNGDIDALTTGSNRSLGINRSQGLTWQGYMFGDVLVPVFGWRKDRIENSNYSGTPDALGVVSTDFNIPESRKNFATGESKSWGAVLHVPAKWTSFLPASTTVSGFFNRSENFKADAIRGDVFGNAIPNPLGKTKEYGVVISTLDDKLTLKVTKYETTVANATLPGSNPLGQNSYFLWAVPVWGTAFVTNADQGIKGNNDNNSWAWNYAANDDSAAPQFRNPDQSLNQAWQNHPSTIREKAAIDAWRQLPLEQSFFGAYGGEVALINVEAMRAGNWPAADPIWQQKFDNQPGPGGTGFGTGTFTVDTVSKGYEIELLAQPTKNWNVSVNASKTFASRAALAPTIVTLMEEMTTFLAGPAGDIRLWGGGASNALRLQWQNNIVNPYNTFKSQEGSNAPEIAPWRFNAVTTYNFSEGRLKGSWIGGAYRWEDKRVLGYQFDPTIGNTGGALDITKPWKSDTDAHLDMWIGHSRKISEKINWRVQLNLRSVGESTGLVPVSLNPDGTVAFSRIQEGMVWQLTNTFEF; translated from the coding sequence GTGCTCTCCCCGTTCGTGGTGGACGCGTCGGAAGACGCCGACAGCTACGCCGCCAAGAGCACCCTGGCCGGCACGCGCGTGCGTACCGAGCTCAAGGACGTCGCGTCCGCGATCTCCGTCGTCACGAAGCAGTTCATGCGTGACACCGGTGCGACCGACAGCGCCTCCCTGCTGCAGTACACGACGAACACCGAAGTCGGTGGTCTCGGCGGTAACTTCTCCGGCAACGCCGGCGGCCTGCAGTTCAACGAGGACAGCTCCCTCCGCCGCCCGAACACCAACACCCGCGTGCGCGGTTTGGATTCGGCCGACAACACCCGCGACTATTTCCTGACGGAAATTCCGTGGGACGGCTACAACGTCGACCGCGTCGACCTGCAGCGCGGACCCAACTCCATCCTGTTCGGCGTCGGCAGCCCGGCCGGTATCATCAATACCTCGGTCAACAGCGCGACGTTCAAGAACAAGAACTCGTTCGAGAACCGCATCGACAAGTTCGGCTCCATGCGTTTCACGGCCGACTTCAACTACGTGCTCCTGCCGAATGAGCTGGCCGTCCGCGTGGCCGCCCTCGACGACAAGAGCCAGTACCGCCAGGAACCGGCCTACAACCACGACAAGCGCGTCTTCGGCGCCATTCGTTACACGCCGCAGCTGTTCGGCGAAGGTGCCAACACCTCGATCCGCGCCAACTTCGAGAGCGGCAAGGTCAACGCCAACCGCCCCCGCACGCTGCCCCCGGTCGACTCCATCACGCCGTGGTTCTACACCGGCACGGACGGCCAGGGCAACCTGATGCTCAACAAGTTCACCTACGATGCGAGCAAGGTCAACCCGGGCAACGCCCCCTTCAACCGCGACAATCGCGGCGCCTATCCCTTCGCCTACCTGAACAACGGTGCGGTCGGCCGCCAGTTCTGGACCAGCATCGTGGGCTTCTATGGCAACAACGAGGACTCCAATGCCACCTTCATCATGCAGCCGGGTGGCGGCTCCGGCCGCAACGGCATCGGGCCGAACGGTCAGCCTGACCTCGGCATCGGTGGTCTCCCCAGCGCCCGCGCCGTGGGTATCACCAGCTTCTCCAGCTACATGATCGCCTCCGGCCTCCCCGGCGGCGCGAACTATGCCGACCGCTCCCTGAGCGACCCGACGATCTTCGACTTCTACAACAACCTGATCGACGGTAACAACAAGTTCGAGTGGCAGAACTGGAACTCGGGCAATGTCGCCATCGCCCAGACCTTCCTCAACGACCGCGTCGGCTTCGAGGCGGTCCTCGACTACCAGCGCTACAAGGACGGCGCCCGCGTCTTCCTCGGCAACTCCGACACGTACAAGATCGGCATCGACCTGATGTCGCACTTCCATGACGGCACCGCGAACCCCAACGTGGGCCGCGCGTATGTCGCCAACTCCACGGAGCGCGCCAACAACATGGCCGACATCGAGCGCGACGGTCTGCGCTTCACCGGTTACGCGGAACTCCGCGCCGATGACTTCCTCGATAAGTCCTCCAAGCTCGCGAAGATCCTCGGCCGCCACGTCCTCACCGGCCTGGTTAGCCAGGACGAGAAGCGCGTGTTCGACCGCAGCTGGGCGACCTCGGCCGCCACCGCTGACTACACGGCGTTCACGGGTGAGAGCAACAACCTCAGCTCCCACTTCCGCTCGTACGACTTCGTCTCCTACATCAGCGAAACCAGCCTCGCCAGCCGCACGTCGGCTTCGGGCGCCTTCCTGAGCCGGGTGAACAACATCGTCCGCGCCCCCAACCAGGCCCTCGTCCGCGTGTTCGACAACCACTGGGCCCGTTCCACGACGCCCGGCGACGCGAACTACGTCGATCCGGCCGCTGCCTACTCCTGGTGGGGCCTCAACTCCCAGCTGCCCTTCATGCCCGCCAACAACGGCCTGATCAGCACCGGCACCCAGTCCGAGAACCCCGCCAACTACGTCGGCTGGCGCAACATGGTGGTGGACATGCTCGACGCCGACAACGGCGACATCGACGCCCTCACCACCGGTTCCAACCGCTCGCTCGGCATCAACCGCTCCCAGGGTCTCACCTGGCAGGGTTACATGTTCGGCGATGTCCTCGTCCCGGTCTTCGGCTGGCGCAAGGATCGCATCGAGAACTCGAACTACAGCGGCACCCCCGACGCCCTCGGCGTCGTGAGCACCGACTTCAACATCCCGGAATCCCGCAAGAACTTCGCCACCGGCGAGAGCAAGAGCTGGGGCGCCGTCCTGCACGTGCCGGCCAAGTGGACCTCGTTCCTCCCGGCCAGCACGACCGTCAGCGGTTTCTTCAATCGTTCCGAGAACTTCAAGGCTGACGCCATCCGTGGCGACGTCTTCGGCAACGCCATCCCGAACCCCCTCGGCAAGACCAAGGAATACGGCGTGGTGATCAGCACCCTCGACGACAAGCTGACCCTCAAGGTCACGAAGTATGAGACCACCGTCGCCAATGCCACCCTGCCGGGCAGCAATCCCCTCGGCCAGAACAGCTACTTCCTGTGGGCGGTCCCCGTCTGGGGCACGGCCTTCGTGACGAACGCTGACCAGGGCATCAAGGGCAACAACGACAACAACTCGTGGGCCTGGAACTACGCGGCGAACGATGACTCCGCCGCCCCGCAGTTCCGTAATCCTGACCAGTCCCTCAACCAGGCCTGGCAGAACCACCCCAGCACGATCCGCGAGAAGGCGGCCATCGATGCCTGGCGCCAGCTGCCCCTCGAGCAGAGCTTCTTCGGCGCCTACGGTGGCGAAGTGGCCCTGATCAACGTCGAAGCCATGCGCGCCGGCAACTGGCCCGCGGCCGACCCGATCTGGCAGCAGAAGTTCGACAACCAGCCGGGCCCCGGCGGCACCGGCTTCGGCACGGGCACGTTCACCGTCGACACCGTCTCCAAGGGTTACGAGATCGAGCTGCTCGCGCAGCCCACCAAGAACTGGAATGTCTCCGTCAACGCCTCCAAGACCTTCGCCTCCCGCGCCGCCCTGGCGCCGACGATCGTCACGCTGATGGAAGAGATGACCACGTTCCTCGCGGGTCCCGCCGGTGACATCCGCCTCTGGGGCGGTGGCGCCTCCAACGCCCTGCGCCTCCAGTGGCAGAACAACATCGTGAATCCGTACAACACGTTCAAGTCGCAGGAAGGCAGCAATGCCCCTGAGATCGCTCCCTGGCGCTTCAACGCCGTCACCACCTACAACTTCAGCGAAGGTCGCCTGAAGGGTTCGTGGATCGGTGGTGCGTACCGCTGGGAAGACAAGCGCGTGCTGGGCTACCAGTTCGACCCCACCATCGGCAACACCGGTGGCGCCCTCGACATCACCAAGCCCTGGAAGAGCGACACGGATGCTCACCTCGACATGTGGATCGGTCACTCCCGCAAGATCTCCGAAAAGATCAACTGGCGCGTGCAGCTCAACCTGCGCAGCGTCGGCGAGAGCACCGGCCTGGTCCCGGTCAGCTTGAATCCGGACGGCACCGTCGCCTTCTCCCGCATTCAGGAAGGTATGGTCTGGCAGCTGACCAACACCTTCGAGTTCTAA
- a CDS encoding VCBS repeat-containing protein produces MISSVVHAFHWVGRSLRRHPLYRWGLLALSLGLAPAAGAQPGGIEARPLAGRSAPAGPTMFTALAPEQTGLVTANAYGDPRMWNELYHEFEIGAIGCGVAIGDVDQDGRPDVFVVSKIESARLFRNLGGFKFEDVTVRAGVGDPGEASGAWKQGAAMADINNDGWLDIYVCRFGAPNLLYVNQGDGTFKEAAAAHGLAVSDATTMAAFCDYDRDGWLDVYLLTNLLDNSRSPGGQRDYLFRNNGDGTFRNVTDAAGMSRLETQGNSATWWDYDHDGWPDLYVANDFAVPDFLYRNNRDGTFTNVIDQVVPHTTYSSMGADQGDLNNDGRIDFLVADMAASTHQKDQRTMADTRARTRDPRDDDPAAPNYLRNALYLNTGTGRMQEAAHLTGLAATDWTWSVRFEDLDNDGRLDVHITNGMHREIHNTDLLTKMMTAESAVERIRIARSGPVLKEANLAYRNLGDLRFEPVAAAWGLDQRGVSFGTAFGDLDGDGDLDLVYTNFEAGPTVLRNDAPDGHRLVLGLRGTTSNRLGVGATVRVESAAGGQVRQLVLARGYMSTSEPVVHFGLGADAVAKRVEVTWPSGHRQVFENLAADQRYTLTEPAGAAPRMEPAAPPVAQFAEVSRASNLAWTAREDSIDEIAQQRLLPLRFNRRGPALAVGDVNGDGQDDILMGGTTRDETRILFGTAAGPYAELKLPPTLTGGTVNDGPVLIFDADGDGRNDLLITKGGNSQPAGAADYQPRLLMNSGSGLQPAGPGVMPTLSMSAGAAGAADFDRDGRPDLFLGARLVPNQYPDTPRSVLLANRAGGFVDVTAELAPGLGEVGLVTAALWSDVDGDEWPDLLLTLEWGHVKYFHNRQGRGLEDRTEAAGFAAAGTGWWQSLAAADFNGDGRPDFVAGNVGLNTPYHASAEAPTLLYNGVFREGSGPLLIEAYYEGGKVYPRRTRRDLGAAIPSILQRYPRNDFYARATLGEIVGEPKLAQAQRFAATELRSGVFLSQPDGRYRFEALPRVAQLAPLTASVTGDFDRDGHADLYAVQNSHAPTPVVGRFDGGLSQLLRGDGRGGFQAVAPVESGLVVPGEAKAVVVLDLDRDGWPDFLVSRNHGSTLAFRNQGRK; encoded by the coding sequence ATGATTTCGAGCGTCGTGCATGCCTTCCACTGGGTGGGGCGATCCCTCCGCCGCCACCCGCTTTACCGGTGGGGTCTGCTGGCCTTGAGCCTGGGGCTCGCGCCAGCCGCAGGGGCGCAGCCCGGCGGGATCGAGGCCCGGCCCCTGGCAGGGCGCTCGGCTCCGGCCGGCCCCACGATGTTCACGGCGCTGGCGCCCGAGCAGACCGGGTTGGTGACCGCGAACGCCTATGGCGATCCGCGGATGTGGAACGAGCTTTACCACGAGTTTGAGATCGGGGCGATCGGGTGTGGCGTGGCGATCGGCGACGTCGACCAGGACGGCCGGCCGGATGTCTTCGTGGTGAGCAAGATTGAGAGTGCCCGGTTGTTCCGGAATCTGGGCGGATTCAAATTTGAAGACGTGACCGTACGGGCCGGGGTGGGCGACCCGGGTGAGGCGAGCGGGGCCTGGAAACAGGGCGCGGCCATGGCCGACATCAACAATGATGGGTGGCTCGATATCTACGTCTGCCGCTTCGGCGCGCCGAACCTCCTCTACGTCAACCAGGGCGACGGGACCTTCAAGGAAGCCGCCGCCGCCCACGGCTTGGCGGTGAGCGATGCCACCACCATGGCGGCGTTCTGCGATTATGACCGCGACGGCTGGCTCGATGTCTACCTGCTCACCAACCTCCTCGACAATTCGCGGAGCCCCGGCGGGCAGCGGGACTACCTGTTCCGCAACAACGGCGATGGCACCTTCCGCAACGTGACCGATGCGGCCGGGATGAGCCGGCTGGAAACGCAGGGAAATTCCGCCACGTGGTGGGACTACGACCACGACGGCTGGCCGGATCTGTACGTGGCGAACGATTTTGCGGTGCCTGACTTCCTGTACCGGAACAATCGCGACGGCACGTTCACGAACGTGATCGACCAGGTCGTACCGCACACGACCTACTCCTCGATGGGCGCGGACCAGGGCGACCTGAACAACGACGGCCGGATCGATTTCCTCGTCGCCGACATGGCGGCGAGCACGCACCAGAAGGACCAGCGGACGATGGCGGACACCCGGGCGCGGACCCGGGATCCGCGGGATGATGACCCGGCGGCGCCCAACTACCTGCGGAACGCCCTGTACCTGAACACCGGCACGGGCCGCATGCAGGAGGCGGCCCACCTCACCGGCCTGGCGGCCACGGATTGGACCTGGTCGGTGCGGTTCGAGGATCTCGACAATGACGGCCGGCTGGACGTCCACATCACCAACGGCATGCACCGCGAGATCCACAACACGGATCTGTTGACCAAGATGATGACGGCGGAGAGCGCGGTGGAGCGCATCCGCATCGCCCGCAGCGGTCCGGTGTTGAAGGAGGCCAACCTGGCGTATCGCAATCTCGGCGACCTGCGGTTCGAGCCGGTCGCGGCGGCGTGGGGGCTGGATCAGCGGGGCGTGAGTTTTGGCACGGCCTTCGGTGACCTGGATGGCGACGGTGACCTCGATCTGGTTTATACCAACTTCGAGGCCGGGCCGACGGTCCTGCGCAATGATGCGCCGGACGGCCACCGCCTGGTCCTCGGCTTGCGGGGCACGACCTCGAATCGGCTGGGGGTTGGCGCCACGGTGCGGGTGGAAAGCGCCGCGGGCGGGCAAGTCCGGCAGCTCGTGCTGGCGCGCGGCTACATGTCCACCAGCGAGCCGGTGGTGCATTTCGGGCTCGGCGCGGACGCGGTGGCGAAACGGGTGGAAGTCACCTGGCCGAGTGGGCACCGGCAGGTGTTCGAGAACCTGGCGGCCGACCAGCGATACACCCTCACCGAGCCCGCTGGGGCGGCGCCCCGGATGGAGCCGGCCGCGCCGCCGGTGGCGCAATTCGCGGAGGTGAGCCGCGCGAGCAATCTGGCCTGGACCGCGCGCGAAGACTCGATCGATGAGATCGCGCAGCAGCGGCTGCTGCCGCTCCGGTTCAACCGCCGGGGACCCGCGCTGGCGGTGGGCGACGTCAACGGCGACGGTCAGGACGACATTCTGATGGGGGGCACGACGCGCGACGAGACCCGGATCCTGTTCGGCACGGCGGCGGGTCCGTATGCGGAATTGAAGCTGCCGCCGACGCTGACCGGCGGCACGGTCAATGACGGCCCGGTCCTGATTTTCGATGCGGATGGCGACGGGCGGAACGATTTGTTGATCACCAAGGGGGGCAACAGCCAGCCGGCGGGAGCCGCGGATTACCAACCGCGGTTGCTGATGAATTCCGGCAGCGGCCTGCAGCCGGCCGGCCCCGGAGTCATGCCGACATTGTCGATGAGCGCCGGCGCGGCGGGAGCGGCGGATTTTGACCGCGACGGCCGCCCGGATCTTTTCCTCGGCGCGCGGCTGGTGCCCAACCAATACCCGGACACCCCGCGCAGCGTCCTGCTCGCCAACCGGGCGGGCGGCTTTGTCGATGTCACGGCCGAGCTCGCGCCGGGACTGGGGGAGGTGGGCCTGGTGACGGCGGCGCTCTGGAGTGATGTGGATGGCGATGAGTGGCCGGATCTGTTGCTGACGCTGGAATGGGGTCACGTGAAATACTTCCACAACCGGCAGGGTCGGGGTTTGGAGGACCGGACGGAGGCGGCGGGGTTTGCCGCGGCCGGCACGGGCTGGTGGCAGTCGCTGGCGGCGGCCGATTTCAACGGGGATGGCCGGCCGGATTTCGTCGCGGGCAACGTCGGCCTGAACACGCCGTATCACGCGTCCGCCGAGGCGCCGACCCTGTTATATAACGGCGTATTCCGCGAGGGCTCCGGCCCGCTCCTGATCGAGGCGTATTACGAGGGGGGCAAAGTCTATCCGCGGCGCACCCGCCGGGACCTGGGGGCGGCGATTCCGTCGATCCTGCAGCGTTATCCGCGGAATGACTTCTACGCCCGGGCCACGCTGGGCGAGATCGTGGGGGAGCCGAAGCTGGCGCAGGCGCAGCGCTTCGCGGCGACGGAATTGCGGAGCGGCGTGTTCCTGAGCCAGCCGGACGGGCGCTACCGTTTCGAGGCGCTGCCGCGGGTCGCCCAGCTTGCGCCGCTGACCGCAAGCGTGACCGGAGACTTTGATCGTGACGGTCACGCCGACCTTTATGCCGTGCAAAATTCCCATGCGCCCACGCCGGTGGTGGGGCGTTTCGACGGCGGGCTCAGCCAGCTGTTACGCGGCGATGGTCGCGGGGGTTTTCAAGCCGTGGCTCCGGTGGAGAGCGGTCTGGTGGTGCCGGGCGAGGCGAAGGCCGTCGTGGTGCTGGATCTTGATCGGGATGGCTGGCCGGATTTCCTAGTGAGCCGGAATCACGGGAGCACGCTGGCGTTTCGGAACCAGGGGCGGAAGTAA